One Thermofilum pendens Hrk 5 DNA segment encodes these proteins:
- a CDS encoding nucleotidyltransferase domain-containing protein: MNTLSDVVERLKNRFKVYAVILFGSRARGDWKPWSDYDLLVIGDFDKDYLDRIGEVLDALRDVRLPVEPHPYTLSEALEMVEKGNPLIISALEEGVVLHSTGEFEKLVKAFEELKKKGLEKTRTSYKLHA; encoded by the coding sequence TTGAACACTTTGAGCGACGTCGTTGAGAGACTGAAAAACAGGTTCAAAGTGTACGCAGTTATACTCTTCGGCTCGAGGGCTCGCGGCGACTGGAAGCCTTGGAGCGACTACGACCTTCTTGTAATAGGCGACTTCGATAAAGACTACCTAGATAGGATAGGAGAGGTTCTCGACGCGCTACGGGACGTCAGGCTCCCTGTGGAGCCCCACCCATACACTCTGAGTGAAGCCCTCGAAATGGTCGAGAAAGGTAACCCGCTAATAATCAGCGCCCTTGAAGAAGGGGTGGTGCTACACAGCACGGGCGAGTTCGAGAAACTGGTAAAAGCCTTCGAAGAGCTGAAGAAGAAAGGATTGGAGAAGACGAGAACCTCCTACAAGCTACACGCATAG